One Dialister invisus DSM 15470 genomic region harbors:
- a CDS encoding ABC transporter ATP-binding protein has translation MIEVEHICLSFGKRKILKDVNLTVYDGETMVILGASGSGKSTLLKLIIGLLKPDSGSIKVNGKEISSLTEREMNEERRRMGMVFQYSALFDSMNVKENVAFGLRQHTDLSEEEIENITEGKLHLVGLDDVGDLMPADLSGGMKKRVSLARAIALNPQIILYDEPTAGLDPIRATDISLLIKQMQKEMKVTSIVVTHDLKSAEMVADRMAFLYKGSFLAVGTAEALASSRDYRVKQFMNGLPSEQYTVRAGEFS, from the coding sequence ATGATTGAAGTAGAACATATATGCCTTTCTTTTGGGAAAAGGAAAATATTGAAAGACGTTAATTTAACGGTTTATGATGGGGAAACCATGGTAATCCTCGGCGCTTCAGGATCCGGAAAATCAACTCTCCTGAAGTTGATTATAGGGCTTTTGAAACCTGATTCCGGTTCTATCAAAGTCAATGGGAAAGAGATATCGTCATTGACAGAACGGGAAATGAATGAGGAACGGCGCCGTATGGGAATGGTATTTCAATATTCAGCTCTTTTTGATTCGATGAATGTAAAGGAAAATGTAGCTTTTGGTCTTCGGCAGCACACCGATTTATCAGAAGAAGAAATAGAGAATATCACGGAAGGAAAACTGCATTTAGTAGGCTTAGATGATGTTGGTGATTTAATGCCTGCCGATTTGTCCGGCGGTATGAAAAAGCGTGTGAGTCTGGCCAGAGCCATTGCACTAAATCCCCAAATTATTTTATATGATGAGCCTACGGCAGGATTGGATCCGATTCGTGCGACCGATATTAGTCTGTTGATTAAACAAATGCAAAAAGAAATGAAGGTCACCAGCATTGTGGTGACTCACGATCTGAAATCAGCGGAAATGGTTGCTGATAGAATGGCTTTTCTTTATAAAGGTTCCTTTTTAGCTGTCGGTACGGCAGAAGCATTAGCATCCTCGAGGGATTACAGAGTTAAACAGTTTATGAATGGATTGCCTTCAGAACAATACACGGTAAGGGCGGGTGAATTTAGTTGA
- a CDS encoding MlaE family ABC transporter permease, with product MGFFELLGSKTIGLFHQLGAVILLLNSSCKELNHLRFRETIKQCLDLGVLSFPIVALTLLFTGMVLSVQIAGELTKYGAGFTVGAIVAIGMGRELGPVLCGVVLAGRVGAAITAEIGTMRVTEQIDALRCMAVSPVGYLVLPRLLSCMAMLPILTVFGVSIGVFGGMIVASLTHGVSSYVFIHSIEVFCIPSDLYIGVMKSVVFGMIVALVGCDRGMTCEAGAEGVGRATTQSVVYSIIMIFAANYLLSSILF from the coding sequence GTGGGATTTTTTGAACTGCTTGGCAGCAAGACCATTGGTCTGTTCCATCAGCTTGGCGCCGTAATATTGCTCCTGAATTCCTCATGTAAGGAGTTAAATCATCTGCGTTTTAGGGAAACGATTAAGCAGTGTCTTGATTTGGGGGTACTGTCATTTCCCATTGTAGCGTTGACCCTTTTATTTACGGGGATGGTTCTTTCTGTGCAGATTGCGGGAGAACTGACAAAATATGGCGCCGGGTTTACTGTCGGTGCAATTGTAGCTATCGGAATGGGGCGCGAATTGGGGCCGGTGCTTTGCGGAGTTGTTTTGGCGGGGCGCGTAGGTGCTGCTATTACGGCAGAAATTGGGACGATGCGCGTGACTGAGCAAATTGATGCTCTTCGATGCATGGCGGTCAGCCCTGTCGGCTATCTTGTCCTTCCACGGCTACTCTCATGTATGGCGATGCTGCCGATTTTGACAGTATTCGGTGTTTCTATTGGTGTTTTTGGCGGTATGATTGTAGCATCGTTGACTCATGGAGTTTCTTCTTATGTTTTTATCCATTCCATTGAAGTCTTTTGTATACCTTCCGATCTTTATATCGGCGTGATGAAATCTGTCGTATTTGGGATGATTGTAGCACTTGTCGGATGTGATCGCGGAATGACCTGTGAAGCAGGGGCGGAAGGTGTCGGGAGGGCGACAACCCAGTCTGTTGTATATTCTATAATTATGATTTTTGCGGCTAATTATCTTCTGTCTTCTATTTTATTTTGA
- a CDS encoding MlaD family protein — translation MKWSQEAKVGVFSFIGILLFSVIIIQLSSAVLFGKSGFHVTAYFREAEGIEPGNPIHYAGVDVGMVDHISIENGEAVLVLRFYDDVKVPKDANFSIQTSSVMGGRFVKVVGGHQDRGYLREGMTVQGQAAPGIDAAMDKMDKLMASAQVMLDGINTIVGDPAAQKNVKRSLNNFDAISENLTILTAQGIQIANQIQGVTSQMNSMLYQLNGDGKTVADARKIMDNLAVASENARLISGDAKNVSDKLNNLMAGGSLSVSGELLYNTKREDFSPNVSLRIGRDSPLILGVESFGNDSVYNVQYGQKKGKFDIRGGIIRNKLGIGASYKKDKWKFDADIFDPNDLTVRLRGAYEAYPGIYAVGQSIFPHGRHGGGEYIGLGYAY, via the coding sequence TTGAAATGGTCACAAGAAGCGAAAGTAGGAGTATTTTCCTTTATCGGAATTTTACTTTTTTCCGTGATTATAATTCAGCTAAGCAGTGCTGTTTTGTTTGGCAAAAGCGGATTTCATGTAACAGCATATTTTCGGGAAGCAGAAGGGATCGAGCCGGGAAACCCTATTCATTATGCCGGTGTTGATGTGGGCATGGTAGATCATATTTCTATCGAAAATGGAGAAGCTGTGCTTGTTCTTCGGTTTTATGATGACGTAAAAGTCCCAAAGGATGCGAATTTTTCTATCCAAACCAGCAGTGTGATGGGCGGACGGTTTGTCAAAGTCGTTGGTGGACATCAGGATCGGGGATACTTGCGTGAGGGGATGACTGTACAGGGGCAGGCTGCGCCGGGGATTGATGCAGCAATGGACAAAATGGATAAACTCATGGCTTCTGCGCAGGTGATGCTTGACGGAATCAATACAATTGTAGGCGATCCGGCGGCTCAAAAAAATGTCAAGAGAAGCTTAAACAACTTTGACGCTATTTCTGAAAATCTTACTATATTGACAGCGCAGGGGATACAAATTGCCAATCAGATACAGGGTGTCACGTCGCAGATGAATTCTATGCTATACCAGCTGAATGGTGATGGAAAAACAGTGGCGGATGCAAGAAAGATCATGGATAATTTGGCAGTTGCTTCAGAAAATGCCAGATTAATTTCCGGTGATGCAAAAAATGTTTCTGACAAATTAAACAATCTTATGGCAGGCGGCAGTTTGTCTGTGTCGGGCGAATTATTATATAATACGAAAAGAGAAGATTTTTCTCCCAATGTATCGCTTCGTATCGGCAGAGATTCCCCTTTAATTCTTGGTGTTGAGTCTTTTGGCAACGACAGCGTATATAATGTGCAGTATGGGCAGAAAAAGGGAAAATTCGATATCCGGGGCGGGATTATCCGTAATAAATTGGGTATCGGGGCTTCCTATAAAAAAGATAAGTGGAAATTTGATGCAGATATCTTTGATCCGAATGATTTAACTGTCAGGCTGCGGGGGGCTTATGAAGCATATCCCGGCATTTATGCGGTGGGGCAATCAATATTCCCTCATGGTCGTCATGGCGGAGGTGAATATATCGGATTAGGCTATGCGTATTAA
- a CDS encoding TolC family protein: MNKQKSVILSIALLSALSAGITVDAREGLRLSTDPKLTEKAIEAQMKQSVSAKEVNFDNMLLQKNLNDMMPEGKVKAETSNIDIDLKGAVSTAIQNNRDIRLAELSLEQAETAVSQAAAAKNPSLSYKWARNQVKAGSANSAGFYGANHGYNQGLTLSWPIWTGGAVEGAIDAARYAEDVAHINVYQTEAATKLAAAKAYYQYLEMIKLADVAMESVTNLDRHLTNVKQQYDAGVVAKLDVLSSNVSLANAKQNSIAAANSRDIAEANLNNIMRLPMNTKLNPIDKDFPEPTFDITLEQAIAMGQKYRWELIKADYNVRIAKEQVRIAKAGYMPTVAVGGGYSWNTAGLGGLDKDDWTVTGTVSWSIWDGGTTDAKIKSASSGLKSAEETLLKARESIELEIRQDYLNILSAREQIRATEATVEQAEEAYKIATVRYRSGVGINLDVLDAQLALNKARTNHITALYNYNVGLATLENAMGIPAVIHPEFTAKK; the protein is encoded by the coding sequence ATGAACAAGCAGAAGAGTGTAATTTTATCAATAGCGTTATTGTCAGCTTTATCAGCAGGTATTACTGTAGATGCGAGAGAGGGCCTTCGTTTGTCGACTGACCCGAAACTGACAGAAAAGGCGATTGAAGCCCAAATGAAACAGAGTGTTTCTGCAAAAGAAGTAAATTTTGACAATATGCTTTTGCAGAAAAATTTAAATGATATGATGCCCGAGGGAAAGGTAAAGGCAGAAACATCTAATATAGATATAGATTTAAAGGGTGCAGTTTCTACGGCCATTCAAAATAATCGTGATATCCGGTTGGCAGAATTGTCTTTGGAACAGGCGGAAACTGCAGTCAGCCAGGCGGCAGCGGCTAAAAACCCATCATTATCTTATAAATGGGCAAGAAACCAGGTGAAAGCGGGCTCTGCTAATAGTGCAGGATTTTACGGTGCAAATCATGGATATAATCAGGGGTTGACGTTATCTTGGCCGATTTGGACAGGGGGAGCCGTAGAAGGCGCGATTGATGCAGCCCGTTATGCAGAAGATGTGGCTCATATAAACGTTTACCAAACGGAAGCTGCAACAAAGCTTGCAGCGGCTAAGGCATATTACCAGTATTTAGAAATGATTAAACTGGCGGATGTAGCTATGGAATCGGTTACAAACCTTGATAGGCACCTGACTAATGTAAAACAGCAGTATGATGCGGGGGTTGTGGCAAAGCTGGATGTTCTCTCGTCAAATGTTTCTCTTGCAAATGCAAAACAGAACAGTATTGCAGCGGCAAACTCTCGTGATATAGCGGAAGCGAATTTGAATAATATCATGCGCCTTCCTATGAATACGAAATTAAACCCAATTGATAAAGATTTTCCGGAACCAACTTTTGATATTACGTTGGAACAAGCTATTGCCATGGGGCAAAAGTACAGATGGGAACTGATTAAAGCAGATTATAATGTCCGTATTGCCAAGGAACAGGTTCGTATTGCAAAGGCGGGATACATGCCCACAGTCGCTGTAGGGGGCGGTTATTCTTGGAACACGGCTGGTCTTGGCGGTTTGGATAAAGATGATTGGACTGTTACAGGAACGGTGAGCTGGAGTATTTGGGATGGTGGTACGACTGATGCAAAAATTAAGAGTGCATCTTCCGGCTTGAAGTCTGCGGAAGAAACCTTATTAAAGGCAAGAGAATCGATAGAGCTTGAAATCAGACAGGATTATTTAAACATTTTATCTGCTAGGGAGCAGATCCGTGCGACAGAAGCTACTGTAGAACAGGCGGAAGAGGCGTACAAGATTGCGACGGTCCGGTATCGTTCAGGTGTCGGAATCAACTTGGATGTTCTTGATGCCCAGCTTGCTTTAAATAAGGCGAGGACAAATCATATTACCGCATTATATAATTACAATGTCGGTTTGGCTACGCTTGAAAATGCCATGGGGATTCCGGCAGTTATCCATCCGGAGTTTACTGCCAAAAAGTAA